Part of the Candidatus Goldiibacteriota bacterium HGW-Goldbacteria-1 genome is shown below.
GAGATGCTGTCCAGAATAGATTCATCCAAAACAGTATCAATCCCCATAACCAATTACGGGATGGCGATATCATTTACGCAGGGTGTGTTTGAACGGGTTGTAAAACCTTTTAAAGTATTATAAATCTGTTTTTGCGGGAAAAGAAGTATTAAAATTGTCTTGGTGCATTTGAATTTATCTCTGGTAAACGCGGGTCTTCAGCCCGCGGCAGTTGAATTTGTTTTTGTAGGTATAGCGCATGAATGCGGGCGTTGCCATGGCATTCACGCTGTCCGGTAATAATTGAAAGTATCATTATAAAGGAGCGGTAAAATGGAAGAGTTAATTAACAGGTTGAAAAGCGGCGCTTACACAAAAGAGGATCTTGTCACGGCGCTTAATATAGCGGATGAAGAAAAGTTTATGCCTTTGTTTAACCTTGCAGAGCAGATATGTGAAGAGTATTTTGGTAAAGGCGTCTTTATAAGGGGCATTATTGAATACTCTAATAAGTGCAGGAAGAACTGCAATTATTGCGGCATAAGGCGCGGCAATGAAAAGGTCTTAAGGTATCTGATTAAGCCCGAAGAGATATTTAAAGTTGTGGAAAAGTTAAAAACTCAGGGCGTAATGACGGTTGTGTTGCAGGGCGGCGAAGATGCGGATTCTGACCCTATGCTGCTTGATGTCATAAAACAAATCCGGTCGGCTTATGATATGGCTGTCACAATTTCCATAGGCGAGCGTCCGTTTGAAGTTTACAAGCAGTTTAAAGAAGCCGGCGCGGACAGGTTCCTTTTAAGAATAGAAACCACCAATCCCGTACTTTTTAAAGAACTGCATCCCGATGATGACCTGGAATATAGAAAAAAGTGCCTTCTTTGGCTTAAGGAGCTTGGTTATCAGGTAGGGACAGGGATAATGACTGGTTTGCCGGGTCAGACAATGGAAATGATAGCGGATGACCTTTTGTATTTTAAGGAACTTCAGCCTGCTATGGTGGGAATAGGCCCTTTCTTACCGCATAAGGACACTCCCTTTGGCGGCGAAGAGTCCAAAGGAGTCTTTCTTACTTTGAAGACGCTTGCGCTTATAAGGATTATGCTTAAAAATGTAAATCTGCCCGCTACAACGGCAATGGGCACTTCTGATAAAGACGGCAGAAAAATGGCTATGATGTACGGCGCTAATGTATTCATGCCAAACTATACGCCGGCGCCTTACAGGGAAAGCTATCTTTTGTATGACAATAAAATATGCGTAAAAGAAGACTGCAGTAATCTGTGCGCCGGCTCTATCATCAAATCTGCCGGCAAGTTTGTGGCTCAGGGCAGGGGAGATTATAAGAGTTTTTAGCTTTTGATACGGGGTTTGAATCCTTTAACAAAGAGACGCAATAACTTGCGTCTCTTTTTAGTAATTGTTTATGTCTGGTATGGTTGTTACTAATGTAGAGACGTACCATGGTACGTCTCGTAGTTAAAAGCGAGGCGTAATATATTACGCCTCTACGATAAAATTCAAAATCGTATTTAAATTAACGGCGGGGTGCGGAATACAAATCCGTATTTGCGGCGAATAAAAAAATTAAGGAATATATGCGGACAATGGATAAAAAAATAAAAGTTATCATAAGTTTGGTCTCCATATATTTGCTTTGGAGCACCACTTATATAGCCATAAAATACGCTATTACCGGAGTGCCTCCGCTTTTAATGTGCGGCATAAGGTTCATAATTGCCGGATTAATAACCTATCTTTATCTTATCATTCGTGGAGAAAAGCATCCGTCTTTGAAAGACTGGGGTGCTTGTGCTGTTTCCGGATTTCTGATGTTTGCTATGGGTACCGGTTTTGTTGCCCTTGCTATGAAGACTGTCGGGTCGGGCCTGTGCGCGGTTGCAATAGCTGCTGTCACAATCTGGGCATGTATCTTTGGGCCGTATTTTGGAAGGAAAGCATCAAAAGTGGAATGGATAGGCGTGGCGCTTGGCATGGCAGGTATTGTTCTGCTGAATTTCGAGAATGATTTTAAGGGGAATTTTATGGGGGCGTTATTTTTATTAATTGCCGCCCCTGCATGGGCGATGGGTTCTTTTGCGGGTAAAAAACTTGAAGCGCCAAAGGGGCTTATGGGTAATGCGCTTGCCATGACAGCGGGCGGAGCGCTTACATTACTGCTTGGATTCATTTCCGGTGAACGGCTTATGGCTGTTCCTTCCGCAGTGTCTGTAACAGCTATTCTTTATCTTGTCGTTTTTGGTTCTCTTGTGGGATTTACCGCTTATATGTATTTATTTGAACATACCAGCCCCGCGCTTGCCACAAGCTATTCTTTTGTTAACCCGGTAGGGGCTGTTATTATCGGGGTGGTTTTTGGCAAAGAAATTATAAACGCCCATGGCTTTGCGGCAATGGCGCTTATAACTTTAGGGGTTATCTTTATAACCTTGGGGCACAAAGACAGGGATAAAGTAAAGGCATAATCCCCGTATTTTGTGTTAGAATAAAAAAATGGGTGA
Proteins encoded:
- a CDS encoding [FeFe] hydrogenase H-cluster radical SAM maturase HydE, which gives rise to MEELINRLKSGAYTKEDLVTALNIADEEKFMPLFNLAEQICEEYFGKGVFIRGIIEYSNKCRKNCNYCGIRRGNEKVLRYLIKPEEIFKVVEKLKTQGVMTVVLQGGEDADSDPMLLDVIKQIRSAYDMAVTISIGERPFEVYKQFKEAGADRFLLRIETTNPVLFKELHPDDDLEYRKKCLLWLKELGYQVGTGIMTGLPGQTMEMIADDLLYFKELQPAMVGIGPFLPHKDTPFGGEESKGVFLTLKTLALIRIMLKNVNLPATTAMGTSDKDGRKMAMMYGANVFMPNYTPAPYRESYLLYDNKICVKEDCSNLCAGSIIKSAGKFVAQGRGDYKSF
- a CDS encoding drug/metabolite exporter YedA: MRTMDKKIKVIISLVSIYLLWSTTYIAIKYAITGVPPLLMCGIRFIIAGLITYLYLIIRGEKHPSLKDWGACAVSGFLMFAMGTGFVALAMKTVGSGLCAVAIAAVTIWACIFGPYFGRKASKVEWIGVALGMAGIVLLNFENDFKGNFMGALFLLIAAPAWAMGSFAGKKLEAPKGLMGNALAMTAGGALTLLLGFISGERLMAVPSAVSVTAILYLVVFGSLVGFTAYMYLFEHTSPALATSYSFVNPVGAVIIGVVFGKEIINAHGFAAMALITLGVIFITLGHKDRDKVKA